Proteins from a single region of Acidianus ambivalens:
- a CDS encoding CBS domain-containing protein — MATKVSQIATTKVYVVKPNVTIAEAAKEMKEHNLGSLVVIDSQNRVVGIITERDIVKAASNRDIDSPVEKYMTKDVKGVTEDTEVTDALDIMLNNGFRHLPIIKSNGKLYGIVSIRDLARALLDVHTMQFGKPAEEVKGTGVICPVCGMEIDEYGYCGCGTGSG, encoded by the coding sequence ATGGCAACAAAAGTTTCTCAAATAGCTACTACAAAAGTTTATGTAGTTAAGCCTAACGTCACAATAGCAGAAGCCGCAAAGGAAATGAAAGAGCATAATTTAGGTTCATTAGTAGTTATAGATTCTCAAAATAGAGTAGTTGGAATTATAACAGAGAGAGATATAGTTAAGGCAGCTTCTAATAGAGATATTGATAGTCCAGTAGAAAAGTACATGACTAAAGATGTAAAAGGGGTAACTGAAGATACCGAAGTTACTGATGCATTAGATATAATGCTGAATAACGGATTTAGGCATTTACCAATAATTAAAAGCAATGGAAAACTATATGGAATAGTTTCTATACGTGACTTAGCTAGAGCTTTATTAGACGTGCACACAATGCAGTTTGGTAAACCTGCTGAAGAAGTCAAAGGAACTGGAGTTATTTGTCCAGTATGTGGTATGGAAATTGATGAGTATGGATATTGTGGTTGTGGGACTGGATCCGGCTAA
- a CDS encoding metallophosphoesterase family protein — translation MGLFNRKKNNNDSKQVRILFTSDLHGSDVVFKKFLNAGKMYKVDALIIGGDLAGKALIPIIELNDGNYEIDGNKFSKDILAQKISEIRNQGNYYVIVSKEEFEDMKHDKRKVDEAFKNAMTEVVRNWIKIAEERYKGLNIPIYVNLGNDDPEYLFNVLDESDIMIKTEGKVVNIDKYEMISYGYVNPTPWHTPREMPEEKLYEALKHEVEKLSNPSEAIFNFHAPPYGSNLDNAPLLDENLKPVVKGGEIVFTHVGSQAVRKIIEETQPLLGLHGHIHESRGFDKIGRTIVINPGSEYGEGLLHAALVVLEGGKVKAYQFIIG, via the coding sequence GTGGGGCTATTTAATAGGAAGAAAAATAACAACGATAGCAAGCAAGTGAGAATCTTATTTACTTCTGATCTTCATGGCTCTGACGTAGTTTTCAAGAAGTTTCTTAATGCAGGTAAAATGTATAAAGTTGACGCTTTAATAATAGGGGGAGATCTAGCCGGTAAAGCCTTAATACCTATAATTGAACTCAATGATGGAAATTATGAGATAGACGGAAATAAATTTTCAAAAGATATATTAGCCCAGAAAATATCAGAGATTAGAAATCAAGGAAATTATTATGTCATTGTCAGTAAAGAGGAATTCGAAGATATGAAACATGATAAAAGAAAGGTAGACGAGGCTTTTAAAAATGCTATGACTGAGGTTGTAAGAAATTGGATAAAAATTGCTGAAGAGAGATATAAAGGTCTTAATATTCCAATTTACGTTAATTTAGGTAATGATGATCCAGAATACTTGTTTAACGTGTTAGATGAAAGCGACATAATGATAAAAACTGAGGGGAAAGTAGTTAATATAGATAAATATGAAATGATTTCTTATGGTTATGTTAATCCTACTCCTTGGCATACGCCTAGGGAAATGCCAGAAGAGAAACTATACGAAGCTTTAAAACATGAGGTAGAAAAGCTATCTAACCCCTCTGAGGCTATATTTAATTTCCATGCCCCTCCATATGGTAGTAATTTAGATAACGCTCCATTACTTGATGAAAATCTTAAACCTGTAGTTAAGGGAGGAGAAATAGTATTTACTCATGTTGGGTCTCAAGCTGTAAGAAAAATAATTGAAGAAACTCAACCTTTATTAGGTCTTCATGGCCACATTCATGAGTCTAGAGGTTTTGATAAAATAGGTAGAACTATAGTTATAAATCCAGGAAGTGAATATGGTGAAGGTTTATTGCATGCAGCCTTAGTTGTTTTAGAAGGAGGAAAAGTAAAGGCTTACCAATTTATAATAGGATAA
- a CDS encoding 2,3-diphosphoglycerate-dependent phosphoglycerate mutase: MVLVLFVRHGHSVSNQNKILSHDINNYPLTEEGQTQAKNTAKELSKLKITKIFTSPILRAYQTATIIANELGLIPIIDDRLRERYLGDLNNKKFDPSDHWKIKLIKGQIEVKGLEPWESMQRRMIEFVNSIKNEEGAIVAVSHYDPIRALIGHILGLDDISAFGISLPNASITAIEIIDGKFRIHSIGSPILAQELLKRLNRYIITINQR, encoded by the coding sequence ATGGTATTAGTATTATTCGTTAGACATGGGCACAGTGTCTCTAATCAGAACAAAATTTTATCACATGATATTAACAATTATCCTTTGACAGAAGAAGGGCAAACTCAAGCTAAAAATACTGCCAAAGAATTGTCAAAACTTAAAATAACTAAGATTTTCACTAGTCCTATACTTAGAGCATATCAAACTGCTACAATAATAGCAAATGAATTAGGTCTGATACCGATTATAGACGATAGATTACGAGAAAGATATCTCGGCGATCTAAATAATAAAAAATTTGATCCCTCTGATCATTGGAAAATAAAATTAATAAAAGGACAAATAGAAGTTAAAGGACTAGAACCTTGGGAATCAATGCAAAGGAGAATGATAGAATTTGTTAATTCTATCAAGAATGAGGAAGGTGCAATAGTTGCTGTTTCTCATTATGACCCTATAAGAGCACTTATAGGCCATATTTTAGGCTTAGATGATATTTCCGCCTTCGGAATTTCCTTACCAAACGCTAGTATAACTGCTATAGAAATAATTGACGGAAAGTTTAGAATACATTCTATAGGATCTCCTATACTTGCACAGGAGTTGTTAAAGAGACTTAACAGATATATTATTACTATTAATCAAAGATAG
- a CDS encoding D-aminoacyl-tRNA deacylase, producing MNIKVLISNVDAVGKTVKKLGYKFEEISEDVIDFKYNSGDAIVVICRHESSAKIPSLTVHHPGNIGNKTMGGEANKLGIAFPRLITSIYREISKIDINIDKVFEATHHGPTYQTIPVIFAEVGSSEEYWNNEKLVKNLVDAVLRGIERLEETTCDNVILAFGGPHYAHNVSKLAMKSCISHIISKHYISELNSNIIQQALEKTINKIDTILFDSLNQKTREKILSLINSNNISVKSL from the coding sequence ATGAACATTAAAGTACTAATTTCTAACGTTGACGCAGTAGGAAAAACTGTTAAAAAATTAGGATATAAATTTGAGGAAATAAGCGAAGATGTAATAGATTTTAAATATAATTCTGGTGATGCAATAGTAGTAATATGCAGGCACGAGAGCTCCGCAAAAATTCCTTCATTGACTGTTCATCATCCAGGTAATATAGGTAATAAGACAATGGGTGGAGAAGCAAATAAATTAGGGATAGCATTTCCAAGACTTATAACTTCAATATATCGCGAAATATCAAAGATTGATATCAATATAGATAAAGTATTTGAAGCCACTCATCATGGCCCTACTTATCAAACTATTCCAGTGATTTTCGCTGAAGTGGGTAGCAGTGAGGAATATTGGAATAACGAAAAATTAGTCAAAAATTTAGTTGATGCGGTTTTAAGGGGGATTGAGAGACTAGAAGAAACTACTTGTGATAATGTTATTTTAGCTTTTGGTGGCCCTCATTATGCGCATAATGTTTCAAAGCTTGCAATGAAATCATGTATATCACATATTATATCTAAACATTATATATCAGAATTAAATTCGAACATTATTCAACAAGCATTAGAAAAAACAATTAACAAAATTGATACTATATTATTCGATAGCTTAAACCAGAAAACTAGAGAAAAAATACTATCTTTGATTAATAGTAATAATATATCTGTTAAGTCTCTTTAA
- a CDS encoding FAD-dependent oxidoreductase, with the protein MVNIIIGGGITGLFTAVKISDAMIIDEKENLRNSNASLWSVIPPLCGKYFNECLKGEDDYVKIGNEYGIYFRKTFLLRKSEKPLGGGKMIDKKEIKEIEPSIDLEYAEYFDNSLFIDGDELLQKVGMEFPFLHAKVTKINAKDNYVESIETSAGVLKGENYIITASYLLSDLIGNYVKLIPFKGHLIIAEPYKKLNGIVVIGDRIAVQGKKMYLNGDSKQDSSMDIDFEEVKKTISTFSELINKNNLEIRVGFRSVSENSDPVAIKPFENLIIVGGYRFGYAIAPYLAEKVKEMLKE; encoded by the coding sequence ATGGTCAATATCATTATTGGAGGAGGAATAACTGGACTATTTACTGCTGTCAAGATTTCAGATGCAATGATAATTGACGAAAAGGAAAACTTAAGAAATTCCAACGCTAGTTTATGGTCAGTAATTCCTCCATTATGCGGAAAATATTTCAACGAATGCCTAAAAGGAGAAGATGATTATGTGAAAATAGGTAACGAGTATGGAATATATTTCAGGAAAACATTTTTGCTAAGAAAATCCGAGAAGCCTTTAGGAGGAGGTAAAATGATTGATAAAAAGGAAATAAAAGAGATAGAACCTTCAATAGATTTAGAATACGCTGAATATTTTGATAATTCACTTTTTATAGACGGAGACGAATTATTACAGAAGGTTGGAATGGAGTTTCCTTTCCTTCATGCTAAAGTTACTAAAATTAATGCAAAAGATAATTATGTAGAAAGCATAGAAACTTCTGCGGGAGTATTAAAAGGAGAAAATTACATTATTACTGCAAGCTATCTTCTTTCAGATCTTATAGGTAATTATGTTAAACTAATTCCTTTTAAAGGGCATTTAATAATAGCCGAACCATATAAGAAGTTAAATGGAATAGTAGTTATAGGCGATAGAATAGCAGTCCAAGGTAAAAAGATGTATTTAAATGGAGATTCTAAGCAGGATAGCTCTATGGATATAGATTTTGAAGAAGTTAAGAAAACGATTTCAACTTTTAGTGAATTGATAAACAAAAATAACCTTGAAATTAGAGTAGGATTTAGAAGTGTAAGTGAAAATAGTGACCCAGTCGCAATTAAACCTTTTGAAAATCTTATAATTGTTGGAGGATATAGGTTTGGATACGCAATAGCTCCATACTTAGCAGAAAAAGTAAAGGAGATGTTAAAAGAATGA
- the trxA gene encoding thioredoxin produces the protein MSSDYDPELEELLKKKIKQIMNTSKGMQENQKTQEELVAHLDSNTFDNFIKSHKVAVIDFWAEWCAPCIMLAPIIEELAKDYPQVGFGKVNSDENQDIAARYGVMSLPTVIFFKNGEPVDEVIGAVPREEIEIRIKELLK, from the coding sequence ATGAGTAGCGATTACGATCCAGAACTAGAGGAGTTATTAAAGAAAAAAATTAAACAGATAATGAACACAAGTAAAGGTATGCAAGAAAATCAAAAAACCCAAGAAGAACTAGTAGCGCATTTAGATAGCAACACTTTTGATAATTTTATAAAATCTCATAAGGTAGCAGTAATAGACTTTTGGGCAGAATGGTGTGCTCCTTGCATAATGTTAGCACCAATTATTGAGGAATTAGCAAAAGATTATCCACAAGTAGGATTTGGAAAAGTGAATTCTGACGAAAATCAAGATATTGCAGCAAGATATGGAGTTATGAGCCTACCTACTGTTATATTCTTTAAGAATGGAGAGCCAGTAGATGAAGTCATAGGAGCTGTTCCAAGGGAAGAAATTGAAATAAGAATTAAGGAATTATTAAAGTGA
- a CDS encoding DUF84 family protein, with product MLVSVGSKNRTKVEAVKEALNIIGLKAEIIPVEVDSGVSSQPYCKETLFGARNRAIRALRTANADIGIGIEGGICFEYNKVLAFAVVYAVDKEGNENFSKSASFTLPPKVVKYINQGIELGYAVDKVYSRSGTKYSEGAVGILTKYIDRTRLYVDPVILALYPFYNKNI from the coding sequence ATGTTAGTTTCAGTAGGTAGTAAAAATAGGACTAAAGTTGAGGCGGTAAAAGAAGCATTAAATATTATTGGGCTAAAGGCTGAAATAATTCCAGTGGAAGTAGATTCTGGAGTTTCTTCTCAACCTTACTGTAAAGAAACTCTATTTGGTGCAAGAAACAGGGCAATTAGAGCATTGAGAACTGCAAACGCTGATATAGGAATAGGAATAGAAGGCGGAATATGCTTTGAGTATAACAAAGTATTAGCGTTTGCCGTAGTATACGCAGTAGATAAGGAAGGTAATGAAAACTTTTCAAAGTCTGCATCTTTCACTTTACCTCCAAAAGTAGTGAAGTATATAAATCAAGGTATTGAACTAGGCTATGCTGTAGATAAGGTTTACTCTAGGTCTGGTACAAAATATTCTGAAGGCGCTGTTGGAATTCTTACTAAATATATTGATAGAACAAGGTTATATGTAGATCCAGTAATTCTAGCATTATATCCATTTTATAACAAAAATATTTAG
- a CDS encoding menaquinone biosynthesis family protein, whose product MVTIKVGALADSGDLYPFIPLIEGKIKPEGFNLEIEVIPTVQDVNEKVLKKEVDVSVPSAAMYPYIQDDYYIMSNAVASAVDGITGMPILASKEMSLDEVKKSRLIVHGPNTSAFTLYKLLIGKYGKLVIIKRVLDEIKGLGTEGDVLVAVHEIKMMYAMQKLGVKYYKIGSMWDMWKNVSNNAPMPMGMVVVSKELGKDLALKFKEVYEKSKKYAEKNLQEIIPKDVEIMREAQGANLDKEIVEKTIWADIQEYNVPENEVIKGLETFYRLTEEKGILPKVKKLDLI is encoded by the coding sequence ATGGTAACAATAAAAGTTGGCGCCCTAGCAGATTCGGGTGATCTATATCCTTTTATACCATTAATTGAAGGAAAAATAAAACCAGAAGGTTTTAACTTAGAAATTGAGGTTATACCAACTGTTCAAGATGTAAACGAGAAAGTACTAAAGAAGGAAGTTGATGTATCGGTGCCATCAGCTGCTATGTATCCTTACATTCAAGACGATTATTATATTATGAGTAACGCAGTAGCTTCTGCTGTAGATGGAATAACAGGTATGCCAATTTTAGCTTCTAAAGAAATGAGTTTAGATGAAGTCAAGAAATCTAGATTAATAGTTCACGGCCCAAATACTTCGGCCTTTACTCTTTATAAGTTACTTATAGGAAAATATGGAAAATTGGTAATAATTAAGAGAGTTTTAGACGAAATCAAGGGCTTAGGTACTGAAGGCGACGTGCTAGTTGCTGTTCATGAAATTAAAATGATGTATGCAATGCAGAAATTAGGTGTTAAATATTACAAAATAGGTAGTATGTGGGATATGTGGAAGAATGTTTCAAATAATGCCCCAATGCCAATGGGCATGGTTGTAGTGTCTAAAGAATTAGGAAAAGATTTAGCTTTAAAATTCAAGGAAGTTTACGAGAAAAGCAAAAAATATGCAGAAAAGAATTTACAGGAAATAATTCCTAAAGATGTTGAGATAATGAGAGAAGCACAAGGAGCTAATTTAGATAAGGAAATAGTAGAAAAAACCATATGGGCAGACATTCAAGAATATAACGTCCCCGAAAACGAAGTTATTAAAGGTTTAGAAACATTCTATAGGCTTACAGAAGAAAAGGGAATTTTACCTAAAGTTAAGAAGCTAGACTTAATTTAA
- a CDS encoding cation transporter codes for MIPLEKLREVSRIFLFTGALLLPISIIEIYFGEIYHSAVLIADSFHGFIDATSAILFSLLLNIIYRRSNKFPWGLYNLESIAVLFVTIFIVILSINYINLIINDVNYEVPAWLSLIIYSNSVLTLVVFILEKRYSWISLVKTDLTHSKLDLLMEIVSGFAIIINEYYLTLTVVFTIIGFILADAIRQFKEAIYSLIGINCDAPFKDRIKIILESLGINLKNIYVRKLGSFYMVYIVISLPPDCKLSNVYKIRKTVKRIVNSFENVAIVEVRVVPEKIKKHKLLITNDATKVSNSNKVNEANWAKYSANFKDIENGRELIKRAVTKD; via the coding sequence TTGATACCCTTAGAAAAATTAAGGGAAGTTTCAAGAATATTTTTATTTACTGGAGCATTACTCTTGCCAATTTCAATCATAGAAATATATTTTGGTGAAATTTATCACTCAGCTGTACTTATAGCAGATTCATTTCACGGTTTTATAGATGCAACTTCAGCAATATTATTCTCTCTATTACTTAATATAATATATCGAAGATCAAATAAATTTCCATGGGGATTATATAACCTTGAAAGTATAGCTGTATTATTTGTTACAATATTTATAGTAATTCTCTCAATTAATTATATTAATTTAATAATTAACGATGTTAACTACGAAGTTCCAGCATGGCTGTCGTTAATAATATACTCAAATAGCGTATTAACTTTAGTAGTATTTATACTCGAGAAACGATATTCTTGGATATCTCTAGTAAAAACTGATCTTACTCATAGCAAATTGGATTTACTCATGGAAATAGTAAGTGGATTTGCAATAATTATAAATGAATATTATCTCACTTTAACTGTAGTTTTTACTATAATAGGCTTTATTCTAGCTGACGCCATAAGGCAATTTAAAGAGGCAATTTATTCGTTAATAGGCATTAACTGTGATGCTCCATTTAAGGATAGGATAAAGATAATTTTAGAGAGTCTTGGTATTAATCTCAAAAACATATATGTAAGAAAGCTGGGTTCCTTTTATATGGTATACATTGTTATTTCATTACCACCCGATTGCAAACTTTCAAATGTATATAAGATAAGAAAAACTGTAAAGAGAATTGTAAATTCATTTGAAAATGTTGCCATTGTGGAAGTAAGAGTAGTTCCAGAGAAAATTAAAAAGCACAAATTACTAATTACTAATGATGCAACAAAAGTTAGTAACAGCAATAAAGTTAATGAGGCAAATTGGGCCAAATATTCCGCTAATTTCAAAGATATTGAAAACGGAAGAGAGCTCATTAAAAGAGCAGTTACTAAAGATTAG
- a CDS encoding 16S rRNA methyltransferase — MKLNFILLDSALELVPKEILNDPSVIKNAERRGKKPQDTILDISLHYHAMRKLKDWQKRGRPDIVHMAMIMILSEKEILGDFYIHTYDSRIIKVEKDLNPPKNYNRFIGLMEQLLKFGQIPPNSSRPLMKILNVKLSDIAKKYKPVLLSEDGNKIDPTYLCNENFLLGIGAFQHGDFSEEVKGIFTERYSISKRALETQQVVCRIISSCNYLLGWP, encoded by the coding sequence GTGAAACTTAATTTCATTCTTTTAGATTCGGCCTTAGAGCTTGTACCTAAAGAAATCTTAAACGATCCTAGCGTTATTAAAAATGCAGAAAGAAGGGGAAAGAAACCCCAAGATACTATCCTTGACATATCTTTACATTATCATGCAATGAGAAAATTGAAAGATTGGCAAAAAAGAGGTAGACCGGATATAGTACATATGGCAATGATAATGATTTTATCTGAAAAAGAAATTTTAGGAGATTTCTATATACATACTTACGACTCTAGAATTATAAAAGTTGAGAAAGATTTGAATCCGCCCAAAAATTATAATAGATTTATAGGTCTAATGGAACAGTTACTGAAGTTTGGTCAAATACCTCCAAATTCTTCTAGGCCTTTAATGAAAATACTAAATGTAAAGCTATCAGACATTGCCAAAAAATATAAGCCAGTACTTCTTTCAGAGGATGGAAACAAGATTGATCCGACATATCTTTGCAACGAAAATTTTCTTTTAGGGATAGGAGCTTTTCAGCATGGCGATTTTTCTGAAGAGGTAAAAGGAATTTTCACTGAACGCTATTCAATAAGTAAAAGAGCGTTAGAAACTCAACAAGTAGTATGTAGAATAATATCTTCTTGTAATTACTTATTAGGCTGGCCTTGA
- a CDS encoding ribonuclease P protein component 4 produces MNKKTLKKRALKLINDAIKLAEEGNLELARKYIMLAREYSNKGRFKIPLEYKRKFCRKCLTPLIPGKTERIRIKSKILVRSCLICGWIRRYDLRKNKESKSGTSDN; encoded by the coding sequence GTGAATAAAAAAACTCTAAAGAAGAGAGCCTTAAAGCTAATTAATGATGCAATAAAGCTTGCAGAGGAAGGAAACTTAGAATTAGCTAGGAAATATATAATGTTAGCTAGAGAATACTCAAATAAAGGCAGATTTAAAATACCATTAGAATATAAAAGAAAATTTTGTAGAAAATGCCTAACCCCTTTAATACCAGGTAAAACGGAAAGAATAAGAATAAAGTCAAAGATTTTAGTTAGAAGTTGTTTAATTTGTGGGTGGATAAGGAGATATGATCTCAGAAAAAATAAAGAAAGCAAAAGCGGAACATCCGACAATTAG
- a CDS encoding YhbY family RNA-binding protein, with translation MISEKIKKAKAEHPTIRIGKNGLTEGLINEIKRQLKDNEVVKIRIGIKDQDRREIAKKVAELTNAKLVEVRGYTFILMKNE, from the coding sequence ATGATCTCAGAAAAAATAAAGAAAGCAAAAGCGGAACATCCGACAATTAGAATAGGTAAGAATGGATTAACAGAAGGTTTAATAAATGAAATAAAAAGGCAATTAAAAGACAATGAAGTAGTGAAAATAAGAATTGGAATAAAAGACCAAGATAGGAGAGAAATTGCTAAAAAAGTTGCAGAGTTGACCAATGCGAAATTAGTGGAAGTTAGAGGATATACTTTTATTTTGATGAAAAATGAGTAA
- a CDS encoding DUF371 domain-containing protein, whose protein sequence is MSKLAVDTLEIYGHPNVLGKHKSTLEFTKENYLTPRGDCIIGINSTKAIADLKEEVKEILKENGYGYVVIKIDNLIDIVSGRGDKRMTFSNKVKIIIRKSNFISDSTLLVYSDKAAADIKRDIINRLRQGDKAKVFIIASDIPLKNEEILRVIVHS, encoded by the coding sequence ATGAGTAAGCTTGCTGTAGATACCTTAGAAATATATGGCCATCCAAATGTTTTAGGAAAACATAAATCTACTTTAGAATTTACTAAAGAGAATTACTTGACTCCCAGAGGAGATTGCATAATAGGAATAAATTCCACTAAAGCAATAGCAGATTTAAAAGAAGAAGTAAAAGAAATACTTAAAGAAAATGGGTATGGCTATGTGGTAATTAAGATTGATAACCTTATAGACATAGTATCAGGGAGAGGAGATAAAAGAATGACATTTTCTAATAAAGTGAAGATAATTATAAGAAAATCAAATTTTATTTCTGACTCTACTCTACTAGTTTATTCCGATAAAGCGGCGGCTGACATTAAAAGAGATATTATTAATAGGTTAAGACAAGGTGATAAGGCTAAAGTTTTTATCATTGCATCTGATATACCCCTTAAAAATGAAGAGATCCTTAGAGTAATCGTTCACTCTTAG
- a CDS encoding class I SAM-dependent methyltransferase — protein sequence MKKRTPKLRELVEGVSSYYIIGNIVILSPKKKDIDKEKLAKAIMQINPKVKAVYIKRKVTGELRISELELIGGENISRTIFKENGLSFVVDVKKVYVNPSLGGERNKIKEEVKENEKILDAFCGYGGIAIHASTISRYVVAGDLNIEGLEMLRESLSLNKKKIHLIDIVQYDAHNLPFRNKAFDKVYADNPTMILEFLNELCRVTKGELIIYILTTKEGMSRIPAYKWLRVNDYSKDLFIFKGYIRCNDKNFSLITLS from the coding sequence ATGAAAAAGAGAACTCCCAAATTAAGGGAATTAGTGGAAGGCGTATCAAGCTATTATATAATTGGTAATATAGTTATTTTATCTCCTAAGAAAAAAGATATAGATAAGGAAAAATTAGCCAAAGCAATTATGCAAATTAATCCGAAAGTTAAAGCTGTTTATATTAAGAGAAAAGTAACTGGTGAGCTTAGAATTAGCGAATTAGAATTAATAGGTGGGGAAAATATATCGAGGACAATTTTTAAAGAGAACGGCTTATCGTTTGTTGTTGATGTTAAGAAAGTCTACGTTAATCCTTCACTAGGCGGAGAAAGGAATAAAATAAAAGAAGAAGTCAAAGAAAACGAGAAAATTCTGGACGCTTTTTGCGGATATGGAGGTATTGCAATTCATGCTAGTACAATTTCTAGATACGTGGTTGCGGGTGACCTTAATATAGAAGGATTAGAAATGCTCAGAGAAAGTTTATCTCTAAATAAGAAAAAAATTCACCTAATAGATATTGTTCAATACGATGCCCATAATTTGCCTTTTAGGAATAAAGCGTTCGATAAGGTTTATGCAGATAATCCCACGATGATTTTAGAATTCCTTAATGAGTTATGCAGAGTGACTAAAGGTGAATTAATCATTTATATATTAACTACAAAGGAGGGGATGTCAAGAATACCTGCGTATAAATGGCTAAGAGTGAACGATTACTCTAAGGATCTCTTCATTTTTAAGGGGTATATCAGATGCAATGATAAAAACTTTAGCCTTATCACCTTGTCTTAA
- a CDS encoding NAD(P)/FAD-dependent oxidoreductase, translating to MSEYDMIIIGGGPVGLFGAFYATLRDMKTMIIDSQDELGGQLVSLYPEKMVYDVGGYPGILGYELAQKLVEQAKMFSPDIRLKEWVDWIQKTDDNMWIVKTDKGNQFKTKTVLIAMGIGKIMPSRLGAKGELEYENKGVYYTVRRKKDFEGKRVLIVGGGDAAVDWALTLAPVAKSVTLIHRRDQFRAHERSVKELFQVATVYTWHELKEVKGDGNKVTQAIIFDNRTKEEKTLDVDAVIISIGFKGDLGNLPKWGVAMKGRDVIVNARMETNLPGVYAAGDIALQEGAPKLALIAVGFGQVAIATSVAKKYIDPNASLFAGHSSEMDKFKKV from the coding sequence ATGTCAGAATATGATATGATAATAATAGGTGGCGGTCCAGTAGGCCTATTTGGTGCATTCTACGCTACTTTAAGAGATATGAAAACGATGATAATAGATTCTCAAGATGAGCTAGGAGGTCAATTAGTATCATTATATCCAGAAAAAATGGTTTACGATGTTGGAGGTTATCCTGGTATATTAGGTTATGAATTAGCACAAAAGTTAGTAGAACAAGCTAAAATGTTTTCACCAGACATTAGACTAAAAGAGTGGGTCGATTGGATACAGAAAACAGACGATAATATGTGGATAGTAAAAACTGATAAAGGTAATCAATTTAAAACAAAAACAGTATTAATAGCAATGGGTATAGGAAAAATAATGCCATCTAGACTCGGAGCTAAGGGAGAGTTAGAATATGAGAATAAAGGAGTATACTATACAGTTAGAAGGAAAAAAGATTTTGAAGGCAAGAGAGTTCTAATAGTTGGAGGAGGAGACGCAGCAGTAGATTGGGCTTTAACTTTAGCTCCAGTAGCAAAATCAGTTACATTAATTCATAGGAGAGATCAATTTAGAGCTCATGAAAGAAGTGTTAAGGAATTATTCCAAGTTGCTACAGTATATACATGGCATGAATTGAAAGAAGTTAAAGGAGATGGCAACAAAGTTACACAAGCTATAATATTTGATAACAGAACCAAAGAAGAAAAAACTCTTGACGTTGATGCAGTGATAATAAGTATAGGCTTTAAGGGTGATCTAGGTAATTTACCTAAATGGGGAGTAGCAATGAAAGGGAGAGATGTAATTGTTAACGCTAGAATGGAAACTAACTTACCTGGAGTTTACGCAGCTGGAGATATTGCTTTACAAGAAGGAGCTCCAAAATTAGCCCTAATTGCTGTTGGATTTGGACAAGTTGCAATAGCTACTAGCGTTGCTAAAAAGTACATTGACCCTAATGCATCATTATTTGCAGGTCATAGCTCAGAAATGGACAAATTTAAGAAGGTTTAA